A stretch of Pseudomonas sp. 7SR1 DNA encodes these proteins:
- a CDS encoding BON domain-containing protein, translated as MSDLSLRNSILEALEFEPDINAANIGVAVEDGIVTLSGHVSSFTQKINAERAVKSVKGVRGVAEEIQVRLDKGAGAADDVLANRALSILDWNCDVPEGDIKVVVQDGWVALEGEVDWQYQREAAERAVFKLSGVVGVKNRLTLRPRVNASNIKHCIEQALKRSAELDAKEIHVSVAGDVVRLDGKVHLWSQRRLAERAAWSVPGVREVNDHLLLA; from the coding sequence ATGAGCGACTTGAGCCTGCGCAACTCCATTCTTGAAGCACTGGAATTCGAGCCTGATATCAACGCTGCAAATATTGGCGTGGCCGTTGAAGACGGTATTGTCACCCTATCCGGACACGTCAGCAGTTTCACTCAGAAAATCAATGCTGAACGAGCCGTCAAGAGCGTCAAAGGGGTGCGCGGCGTGGCTGAAGAAATACAGGTCAGGCTCGATAAAGGAGCCGGAGCGGCAGATGACGTCCTTGCCAATCGTGCACTGAGCATTCTTGATTGGAACTGCGATGTACCCGAAGGCGACATCAAGGTGGTGGTGCAGGATGGATGGGTTGCGCTGGAAGGCGAAGTAGACTGGCAGTACCAGAGGGAAGCGGCTGAACGTGCGGTGTTCAAGTTATCCGGCGTCGTTGGCGTGAAGAACAGGCTCACACTGCGCCCGCGCGTGAATGCGAGCAATATCAAGCATTGTATCGAGCAGGCGCTCAAACGCAGTGCCGAGCTGGATGCCAAAGAGATCCACGTCAGTGTTGCAGGCGATGTAGTGAGACTCGACGGCAAGGTTCATCTATGGAGTCAGCGCCGATTGGCAGAGCGGGCTGCCTGGTCCGTGCCTGGGGTCAGAGAGGTGAACGATCATTTATTGTTGGCATGA
- a CDS encoding YciI family protein translates to MRFMVIVKASPESEAGQLPSEALLTAMGAYNEELVKAGVLLAAEGLHPSAKGVRVRFSGQDRTVVDGPFAHTGELIAGFWIFQVQSLQEAIDWVKRCPNPMISDSEIEIRQIFEAEDFGETFTPELREQEERLRARVSRQS, encoded by the coding sequence ATGCGATTCATGGTGATCGTAAAAGCCAGCCCGGAATCGGAAGCCGGGCAACTGCCCAGCGAAGCCTTGCTGACGGCCATGGGGGCCTACAATGAGGAACTGGTCAAGGCAGGCGTCCTGCTCGCCGCCGAAGGTCTGCATCCCAGCGCCAAGGGGGTGCGCGTGCGGTTTTCAGGGCAGGACCGGACGGTGGTCGACGGACCCTTTGCCCACACCGGGGAGCTGATTGCCGGCTTCTGGATTTTCCAGGTCCAGTCGTTGCAAGAGGCGATCGATTGGGTCAAGCGTTGCCCGAACCCAATGATCAGCGACAGCGAAATCGAAATACGCCAGATCTTCGAAGCCGAGGATTTTGGCGAGACCTTTACACCTGAGTTGCGCGAGCAGGAAGAACGCTTGCGAGCCCGGGTGTCCCGTCAATCGTGA
- the fnr gene encoding fumarate/nitrate reduction transcriptional regulator Fnr translates to MADADIRLLRTHALKTACANCSVLELCLPIGLTGVEVERLDTLIAQRVKVKKGAALYRTGDPLRSLYAVRLGFFKTSVLSVDGREQVTGFQMQGEMLGLDAISTEHYACNAIALEDSEVCPIPFGTLEKLARDLPSLQHNLNRLLSQEIVRDHSMLLMLGNMNADERLAAFFLNLSQRLVQRGYSSREFVLRMSREAIGSYLGLRLETICRSIAHLRQEELVDIQGRNVTILDLPGLKHKVAGCHRHVEL, encoded by the coding sequence ATGGCCGACGCTGATATTCGACTGCTTCGTACGCATGCGCTGAAAACCGCCTGTGCCAATTGCAGCGTGCTTGAACTGTGCCTGCCCATTGGCTTGACGGGCGTTGAAGTCGAACGCCTGGATACCTTGATCGCCCAGCGCGTGAAGGTCAAAAAGGGAGCGGCGCTGTACCGCACCGGTGATCCGCTGCGCTCGTTGTATGCGGTGCGCCTGGGGTTCTTCAAGACCAGTGTGCTCTCGGTAGACGGTCGCGAACAGGTCACCGGTTTCCAGATGCAGGGGGAAATGCTCGGCCTCGACGCCATCAGCACCGAACATTACGCCTGTAATGCAATCGCGCTGGAAGACAGTGAGGTGTGCCCTATCCCGTTCGGCACCCTGGAGAAGCTGGCACGGGACCTGCCGTCGTTGCAGCACAACCTGAACAGGCTCCTGAGCCAGGAAATCGTACGCGACCACAGCATGTTGCTGATGCTCGGCAACATGAATGCCGATGAGCGCCTGGCGGCGTTTTTCCTGAATCTGTCCCAACGACTGGTCCAACGTGGTTACTCCTCCCGGGAATTCGTGCTGCGAATGAGCCGCGAGGCCATCGGCTCGTACCTGGGGCTGCGCCTGGAAACCATCTGTCGCAGCATCGCTCATCTTCGCCAGGAAGAACTGGTGGATATCCAGGGACGCAATGTCACGATCCTGGACTTGCCCGGCCTCAAGCACAAAGTCGCCGGCTGCCATCGTCACGTCGAGCTGTGA
- the arcD gene encoding arginine-ornithine antiporter has product MATHLQGTEPIIPTVKPHPLAGSLRKVEPRRLSLSLLVALVVGSMIGSGIFSLPQNMAASAGAGAILIGWLITGVGMLSLALVYQTLSNRQPELDNGVFAYARALGGEFLGFNSAWGYWISAWIGNVSYLVILFAALSYFFPVFGEGNNRAAIAGASVVLWALHWMILRGMRTAAKANALTTIAKVVPLLLFIGLVIAGFSRDTFMVDLWGTPALGSTLDQVKSTMLVTVWVFIGIEGANVFSARAAKRADVGRATVIGFVLTLLLLIAVSLLSLGILRQPELAALKNPSMAGVLEAVAGPWGAVLISIGLIVSVGGALLAWTLLAAESVFTPAREKVMPRLLASENSHGAPANALWITNGCIQVFLLLTLYSSASYLALISLATSMILLPYLFSGLYALKMTWQGQTYVGHRGLQWRDMAIALVATAYCIWLLYAAGPRYMLLSALLYAPGSLIYLSAQRARTNRALNGFGWALLLGIWGAAIVAGWMLWSGQLTL; this is encoded by the coding sequence ATGGCAACGCATCTGCAAGGTACAGAACCGATCATCCCGACCGTCAAACCCCACCCCCTGGCCGGCAGCTTGCGAAAGGTCGAACCCAGACGACTGTCGTTGAGCCTCCTTGTCGCACTGGTAGTCGGCTCGATGATCGGCAGCGGTATTTTCAGCCTTCCTCAGAACATGGCGGCCAGCGCGGGCGCCGGAGCGATCCTGATAGGCTGGTTGATCACTGGCGTGGGAATGCTGTCGCTGGCACTGGTCTACCAGACCCTCTCCAATCGCCAGCCGGAACTCGACAACGGCGTGTTCGCCTACGCCCGGGCGCTGGGTGGGGAGTTCCTGGGTTTCAATTCCGCCTGGGGCTATTGGATCAGCGCCTGGATCGGGAACGTCAGTTACCTGGTCATCCTGTTCGCCGCGCTCAGTTATTTTTTTCCAGTGTTCGGCGAAGGCAATAACAGAGCCGCGATTGCCGGTGCATCCGTGGTGCTCTGGGCTTTGCATTGGATGATTCTTCGCGGCATGCGCACCGCCGCCAAAGCCAACGCCCTGACCACGATCGCCAAGGTCGTGCCGTTGCTGCTGTTCATCGGGTTGGTCATCGCTGGTTTTTCCAGGGACACCTTCATGGTTGATCTCTGGGGCACACCGGCACTGGGCAGTACCCTGGATCAGGTAAAGAGCACCATGCTGGTCACCGTATGGGTGTTCATCGGCATTGAAGGCGCCAACGTGTTTTCCGCACGGGCCGCAAAACGGGCCGATGTAGGCCGGGCCACCGTGATCGGCTTCGTTCTCACTTTGTTACTATTGATCGCCGTTTCCCTGCTGTCGCTGGGCATCCTCCGGCAACCGGAACTGGCGGCCCTGAAGAATCCCTCCATGGCAGGTGTGCTGGAAGCAGTGGCCGGGCCCTGGGGCGCTGTACTGATCAGCATCGGCCTGATCGTGTCTGTAGGGGGAGCCTTGCTGGCCTGGACGTTGCTGGCGGCCGAATCGGTATTCACCCCGGCCAGGGAAAAGGTCATGCCGCGCCTGCTGGCCTCGGAGAACTCCCACGGTGCGCCCGCCAACGCGCTATGGATCACCAATGGCTGCATCCAGGTGTTTCTCCTGCTGACCCTGTATTCGAGCGCCAGCTACCTGGCACTGATTTCCCTTGCCACCTCGATGATCTTGCTGCCCTATCTGTTCAGTGGCCTTTATGCATTGAAAATGACCTGGCAAGGCCAGACCTACGTCGGTCACCGGGGCCTGCAATGGCGGGACATGGCCATCGCCCTGGTTGCCACAGCCTATTGCATCTGGCTCCTGTACGCTGCCGGCCCTCGCTACATGTTGCTCAGTGCCCTGCTCTATGCCCCCGGCTCGCTGATTTACCTGAGCGCCCAACGGGCCAGGACGAACCGGGCTCTGAATGGTTTCGGCTGGGCCCTGCTGCTGGGCATCTGGGGGGCCGCGATTGTCGCCGGCTGGATGCTCTGGTCCGGCCAGCTCACTTTGTAG
- a CDS encoding Lpp/OprI family alanine-zipper lipoprotein, which produces MRLSRGTGHEQIFAHRFVGAALAISAGCSNRHAQEVDARLESAENNAATARLRADEAYMKADQAMALAEQAQRTAQEASIRASRMNNRK; this is translated from the coding sequence TTGCGTCTATCTCGAGGAACCGGTCATGAACAGATATTTGCCCATCGTTTCGTTGGGGCTGCCCTGGCGATCAGCGCCGGGTGCAGTAACAGGCACGCCCAAGAAGTCGATGCGCGGTTGGAGTCTGCAGAAAATAACGCCGCAACGGCGCGGCTAAGGGCCGATGAAGCCTACATGAAAGCAGACCAGGCTATGGCGCTCGCTGAACAGGCACAACGGACCGCCCAGGAGGCGAGCATTCGCGCCAGTCGGATGAACAATAGAAAATGA